GAATTAGGTAAGAAAGGTAAGGACTTTAACGGTTCGTCGCGGCTGACTCGGGCTCTTAAATGGGTACCGAAGTAACGACTTTATTACTTTCTAAACCCAGACAACTCATCCCCATCGTAAGTATTTCTTGATTGGCTCGTAAGGACTATATTTGTGGCGATCAGTGGCGACGGCGTTATTGACCACCGCTTTTCTGCCACCAATCAAACGTCAGGCGCAGACCTTCTTCGAGTCCGACCTTCGGCTCATATCCGAGCAATGCGCGCGCGAGCGAGATGTCCGCGAGACTGTGTCGCACATCTCCGACGCGGACTGGTTCATAGCGGGCCGCCGCGGCCGACTTGCCGGTGACACTCTTCATTATCTCAAGCAGTTCGTTTAGCGTTACCTGCCGGCCGTTAGCGACATTCATCACCTTACCGACGGCGTCGGGCGATTCAGCCGCGCGCAAATTCGCATCGACCACGTTCGATACAAAGGTGAAGTCGCGTGACTGTCCCCCGTCGCCATAAATCACCGGCTGCTCTCCGTTCTCCAGCGCATTCATGAAACGCGAAATGACGCCGGAATACTGTGAGCCGGGATCCTGACGCGGTCCAAAGACATTGAAGTACCGCAGCGAAACGGTTTCGAGACCGTAGACGTTGGTGAAGACCTGGGCGTAATACTCGCCTACCAGTTTTCCGACCGCGTAGGGCGAAAGCGGCGCGGGCCTCATTTCTTCGTGTTTCGGAAGCTCAGGTTGATCGCCGTAAGCCGAGCTGGAAGCCGCGTACACTAACCGCCGAACTTTCTGGTCGCGGGCTGCCAGCAACAGTGCGAACGTGGCATTGACCGAGGCATCATGAGATTCAACCGGCCGATCCACGGACCGTGGCACGGAGGGGATAGCAGCCTCGTGAAAAACCAACTCTACATCGCTTAGCGCGCGCCCCAATGTGGCCGCGTCGCCAACGCTTCCCTCGATAAAATCAATTTTGGATTCAATGTGCCGAAGGTTCTTGAGGTAACCCGTCGACAGGTCGTCGACAACGCGAACGCGAGCGCCAGCGTCAACGAGCGCCGTGGCGATGTGTGAGCCCACGAAGCCCGCGCCGCCAGTGACTAGAGCAATTCCGGAGAGCGCCATTTAGCGTCCAACTCCTGCGTATTTGAATCCGAGCGCGCGCAGATCGGCAGGCTCATAAATATTTCGAAGATCGGCGATGTTGGCGGTCCTCATCAGGCCGTGAATACGCTCCATGTCCAGCGCGCGAAATTGGTTCCATTCGGTGAGAAACACGAGAGCGTCAGCGCCCGTAGCAGCGGCGTACTCATCATTCGCGTACTCAATATCCGGCAGCAGTTTTTCTGCCTCGTGTTGGGCGACCGGGTCGTACGCTACTACTGTTGCCCCGGCTTCCACCAAAGCGCGGATGATATCAACCGAGGGAGCGTCACGCATGTCGTCAGTCTCCGGCTTGAAGCTCAGGCCCAGGACAACAATTCGCTTACCCTTCACACCGCCAACCAGCTTTTCGATCTTCGGAAACATGGCTTGCCGCTGTCGCTCGTTGACTTCTACCACCGTCTCGACGATTCGCGTAGGCGAGTCGTATTCCCTTCCGATTACCGACAACGCACGCGTGTCTTTCGGAAAACAAGAGCCACCGAAGCCTGGACCGGGGTGCAAGAACTTGCTGCCAATACGCCGATCCATACCAATAGCGCGGGCCACGTCGTGAACGTCACAACCCACTTTCTCGCACAGGTTGGCGATTTCATTTATGAACGAAATCTTCGTAGCAAGAAAGGCATTCGCAGCGTACTTAGTTAGCTCAGCGCCTTCGACAGAGGTGATCACGAACGGCGTTTCGATTAAATAGAGCGGCCGGTAGAGTTCCCGCATCACCTCGGTCGCTTGCGCGTCGCCGCTCCCGATCACTACTCGATCGGGGCGCATAAAGTCGCTGATCGCGGCGCCTTCTCGCAAGAACTCTGGATTGGAAACGACGCTGAAGGGTACCGGCGCCGGCAGATTTTTCTTAATTAGTTCCGTCAGTCGCTTGCCAGTCCCCACCGGGACAGTGGATTTCATCACAACCACTTTGTAGCTGCCAATGTTTCGGGCGACGTCGATGGCGGCAGTATTGACGAAGCTGAGATCCGCCGAGCCATCGGCCTGTGGTGGCGTGCCGACCGCAAGAAAGACAACGGAAGCAGGCTCGACGGCTGAATGAAGGTCTGTGGTGAATCTTAGCCGTCCCGCCTGAAGATTTTTTTGGATTAGTTGCTCGAGGCCTGGTTCGTAGATGGGGGCTTCGCCGCGATTTAGCCGGGCGACTTTGTCGGCATCTATGTCAACGCACGCGACGTCAACGCCAAATTCTGCGAAACACGCTCCGGTTACAAGCCCTACGTAACCAGAGCCAATTACAGCGATGTGCATTCGGAAATATGTCTGATCAAAAGATACGGGTCACGCGCATTTAGCGCGTGACCCGCAAGTTACACTCAAGTGCCGCGCACTCGGGCACGCCACCAGCAGGATTGTTCGCGTCCTCTATCTCGTCGGACTGATTACGGTAACGTCTCCGCCAAAGTTCAGATCATTGTTCTCTGAACTTCCGGCCAGAATCGCCGCCGCAATCGCACCACCAGCAGCCAGTAACAAGGCTGCCAAGGCGCCGCCACCAATGCCAGGCATGCCGGGCCGTGCTAGACGGGTGCAGCGTGTGCCGGGCTGAGGTGTTCCCGCAGTTTCAGTCGTTCCAGCAGCGACAGCTGTCGTCTTGCCAGCGGCTCGCAGTTCAACCAAGCCTGCCTGAGCAGCGACTCTCATGTCGCCACATTCGACATCGACCATAAAGCTTGACGCTTGGCTCGCATCGGCAACAGCCGCGCCGTCTTTGGTCGTGATGATGGCGGACGTACCTGCCAACGTCGAAGCCTGCAGACGACCGGCGTCGAGATTTCCTGAAATGCTGGCGTCGGTAAAGCTGAGTTTAACGCTCGTGTTCGGCAACAACTCTACGCGACCAAGTTTGCCGAGGCTCACAACCGCGCTGCTGTTAGCCGCAGTTGTAATGACGCTGTCGGAAAATACTGTCGCACCCGAAATCGCCGCTTGACCGTTAACGGTGACTTGGCCGGAAACCGAAAGTTCTCCGGAGTTCTTCTGGCCGGGTTTCGCCAACGCTACCATCGAGTAGACGCTGAGGACGGCTACTGTGACCGCAAATGCAATCGACTTGCGGCTCCAATTTCTGCTAATCATCATTTCCTCCCGTACAAGTGACAAGATACCTTAGAAAACGCGCTGCTGACTCTTTCACATTTCGAGTCGCTATCGCTTGAGTTCTGTTGAAGAAAGCTTTTTCGTGGTGTAGTGAAACCACTGAATCAGTGGCTTTTGTACACGAAATCCAGCCCCCCTGTCAACAGGCAATTGATTGAAAACTCTAAAACTTAGCCCAGAATTACTAGGTTCGGCGCACGATATCACGGCCTATAGGTGCTGTAAAGGGGTTTTTGGCCTGGCGGTGTCAAGATTGTGTGTCCTCGTCCCTCCGGTCAACGGCGAGGCCAAAAATCAGAAAATCGGAGGTCAGACGGGTCAGCGCGGACTACTCCGACGGGGACGCGTCGCGCTGTCGCCGACGCGTTGGCCCTTGGCGGCTGAAGAGTCCGGGGTTGTCGAACTCATCGGCCCGTCGACGCCGTTCCCGGATTCTATTAACGCGGCCTGCTCGTAAGGGTCAAGGCGCGCGAAGACATAAAAGACCTCTCCTGAAGTCACCGGGCCCAGGTAACGAAACGTATTCTTTACAATTTGACTGACGCGGAGGGTTCGGGGGCTTGGAGGCTCCTCAAACAGAATTCGCATCTCATCCGCCGCGACTGCTTCGAGCTCCGGCACATAGTCGTTGTCGGACTTCGTCACTAAACGGATGGCCATCTGCCGCAACGCGCGAATCCGATTCGAATTACGCCGGTAATAGTCTCCGGAAATCTCGTGCCGACTCGCCCGGTCATCAACGACTTCCTGTTCATTACGCAGGTAGCCAAGGTACGCTTGCATGACGGGCCCGAACTGGGACTGCTCCGCGCGTTGTGCGTGCACAACTCCACCCGCCATTGCCAGCGCGAGAACCAACAACACGATTCGCTTTAAGTTACCCATTGAAGTCCACCTCTACTGATCGAGCCTGCTGACTGACGCGTATGCGTTACTTTAGCTCAGGGAACTTTGGTAAGCCAGTTTCGATTGTGCGGCGATTATACGCCCGCTCAAAATCCAGCAATATTGCACCCATAATTTGGCGGTGTTACATTTCGATTTCACATGGATAGCGATCCGATTGACGGCAAGTACCGCGTGGCGCTCGGCGTAACTGGCGGAATAGCCGCTTACAAGGCGATTGAGGTCCTCCGGGGCCTTCAACGCGCCGGTTGCGAGGTACGGGTGGCCATGACCAGGCACGCTTGCGAGTTCATTCAGCCTCTCACCTTTCGTTCGCTTTCCGGTGCTTACGTCCTGGTTGACGACTATGCGCCGGATAATCCGGATCCGATTGCGCACATCACTTTCTCTCAAACCGTAGATTTGCTGATCGTGGCGCCGGCAACAGCCAACACCCTGGCGAAGTTCGCCAACGGCGTAGCCGACGACTTCCTGACGTCCACATACCTGGCTTGCACCGCGCCGGTTCTGGTGGCGCCGGCGATGAACACCACAATGTTGGAGCATCCCGCCACGCAGCGAAACCTCGAAAAGCTCCGTGCTGACGGAGTCCGGATTATTGAGCCGGATGAGGGCGAGATGGCCTGCGGCACGATCGGCCCAGGACGTCTAAGCGAACCGGACAGGATCGTGTCGGTGGCGTTGGACATGCTCAAGGCGTCAACGCACGCGGCCGATTTGGCCGGGGAGCGGATCCTAATCACGGCCGGTGCCACCCGCGAACCAATCGACCCGGTGCGCTTTATTTCAAATCGATCGTCCGGCCGAATGGGATATGCGATTGCAAAAGCCGCCCACGCTCGGGGAGCCGAAGTGACGGTCGTTTCAGGCGTCACGAGTGTCGCGGCCCCCGGAGGTGTGAAACTCATCGAGACAACAGCCGCAAAAGAGATGCATAGCGCCGTAATGGAACGCGCCGGCGACGCGACCATCTTTATTGCCGCGGCAGCAGTAGCCGACTACGCGTCCATTGACCCCTCTACTCAGAAGTTGAAGAAATCGGCAGACACGCTCGAGCTAAAACTGCAACGCACTCCCGACATTCTCCGGGAAGTAGCGCAGGCGCGACGCAACGGCCAATTGATCATTGGCTTCGCGGCGGAAACTGAAAATCTTCTCGAGAACGCCTGGGAAAAATTGGTCAGCAAAGACCTCGACGCGATCGTGGCCAATGACGTTTCAAAAGCCGGTGGTGGATTTGACTCGGCTGACAACGCCATCGCGATTTTGTTTCGCGACCGACCCGACACCGTCGAACTGCCGCTCATGCCGAAAGAAGAAGCAGCGCATCGCATTCTTGATGAAGTCGTGAAAATGAGGAACAACCAAAGCAACGCACGTACAGCTGCCGCACAAAAAGAATGACGTCAGATCAAACGAAAGAGTTGAGCGAACTGTTGGAGCAGACGAGAGAATACATTCGCTACTTCGGCGAACTCGGCGCGGAAACGATAGATGCGGAACCGGCGACGCTGAACGATTCAGCGCCGCAGAGCATCTCTTCGGCAAGGGTCGAAGAGCCGGGGGAGATCGCTACAGAATTACCGGCTGCCGCTCCGTCGCCGGCAAAATCGACTCTGTTTACACGAACAAATCCAACTCCGGCCCGTGTCAGTGCTCCAACGCCAGACAGTCTATTCGGCGAACTCCCTGCGCGACCGTCGTTGCCACCCTCAACTGAAACTCTCGAAGACATCTGGCGCGAGATTGGCGACGATTGCACCCGATGCGCGCTGTGCTCAGGGCGCACGCAGGTCGTGAACACGCACGGCAATCCAAAAGCCCGTTTGATGTTCGTCGGCGAAGCTCCGGGCGCTGATGAAGACGCCCAGGGCAAGCCGTTTGTCGGCCGCGCCGGTCAGTTGCTGACAAAGATGATTGAAGCAATGGGTCTGAAGCGCGAAGAAGTGATCATCGGCAACGTCAACCGCTGCCGGCCGCCCGGCAACCGGCAGCCGACGTTGGAAGAAGCTGCGATTTGCCGCCCGTTCTTATTCCGCGAAATCGCCGCGGTTCGCCCTGAAGTCATCGTCGTGATGGGCAATACGGCGCTGCGAAATCTGCTTGAGGTAAAGGCCGGAATCAGCAGCGTGCGCGGTCAGTTCCGGGACTATCAAGGCATCAAGGTAATGCCAACTTTTCACCCTGCCTATCTCCTGCGCGACCCTTCCAAGAAGCGCGAGACGTGGGACGACCTGAAGAAAGTAATGGAATGTCTCGACAGTAATTCGCACAAAGCGGCGAATGGCTGAGATGCGCTTTGAATCGTTTCGCTCCCGCGATAACCTGCCGCACAAATGTCTTTGCCCGCTCAAGCTCCGCAGGAAGACTCCGCTTCACAGTTCGCCCAGGTAGCGCTCCCCGTCCATCTCCGAAAGCTGTTTACTTACCGTCTGCCCGTAACCATGCGACAAGCGGCGCGTGTCGGTTCGCGGGTCGTCGTGCGACTTGGCAATAAGCCCATGACGGGCTACATCGTCGCTCTCCTCCTTAAGCTGCGCGAAGGAACAAGCCTGATTGAGTCTGATCTTAAGGAAGTTGAAGAGCTACTCGACGCCGAGCCGTCGCTGACACCTGAAGTGGTCGAGCTTGCCCGCTGGGTTGCTGAGTATTACGCCGCGCCTTTGGGCGAAGTCATGCGCGCGGCGCTTCCCGCCGGTATCAACACTTCAATCATGCAGGTTGTGTCGATCACGACGGAAGGTCATGAGGCATTGGCGACACTGACCGATGGATCAACCAAGCAGAAGGCTTTGCAAATTCTGGCTGACGAAGGCGAAGCCGAGATTAACGCGTTCTGCCTGCGCCTGGGTTCGGCGCGCATTCCTAAATGGCTGCGAGAACTGGAGGCCGATGGCTACATCGAGCGGGCGGATCGGACGCGCACAACTGCTACACGCGCCAAACGACAGAAGTTGATCCGGCTGGTTCAAGATCGGTACGCAGGCGCCTCGCCTGCTGCCGGCTCGGATCAGACACCTGGGGAACAATCAACAAACGAGCAGGTGGGACGCCCGCGCACCGAACGCATTACCGACGCTCAACAACGCGCGATCGATAAACTTCAATCTCACAACCAGCAAATGCCGGCAAGCGAATTAATCGAGGCTGCCGGCATCAGCCCTTCGGTCATTGCCACGCTGAAGAAGCGAGGCGTGGTGGAAGAGTTCGAGCAGGACATTCGTCGCGATCCGCTGGCGCTCGCGGAACTTCCCGGGACCGATGAGTTCAAGCTGACAGAACATCAGGCGGCGGCCTTCCGAATGATCGAGACCGCCATCGGCAACCGCTCGTTCTCGCCCTTCCTGCTCCACGGTGTGACCGGCAGCGGTAAGACTGAGGTTTACATTCGCGCGATGCGGGCAGCGCTGCACGGCGGTCGGGGCGCGATGATGCTGGTCCCGGAGATTTCGCTAACGCCAATTTTGTCCCGTCGTCTGCGCGCGCACTTCGGTGATCAGATCGCCATCTTTCATTCTTCGCTTTCGCGCGGCGAACGTTTTGACGAGTGGTCGCGCCTGCGCACCGGTGAAGCGCGCGTCGTTCTCGGTACGCGCTCGGCTGTTTTCGCGCCCGTCAAGAATCTTGGACTCATTATTGTGGACGAAGAGCAGGACTCGTCGTACCGGCAGGAAGAGTCTCCGTT
This genomic stretch from Pyrinomonadaceae bacterium harbors:
- a CDS encoding uracil-DNA glycosylase, with protein sequence MTSDQTKELSELLEQTREYIRYFGELGAETIDAEPATLNDSAPQSISSARVEEPGEIATELPAAAPSPAKSTLFTRTNPTPARVSAPTPDSLFGELPARPSLPPSTETLEDIWREIGDDCTRCALCSGRTQVVNTHGNPKARLMFVGEAPGADEDAQGKPFVGRAGQLLTKMIEAMGLKREEVIIGNVNRCRPPGNRQPTLEEAAICRPFLFREIAAVRPEVIVVMGNTALRNLLEVKAGISSVRGQFRDYQGIKVMPTFHPAYLLRDPSKKRETWDDLKKVMECLDSNSHKAANG
- a CDS encoding SDR family oxidoreductase, with protein sequence MALSGIALVTGGAGFVGSHIATALVDAGARVRVVDDLSTGYLKNLRHIESKIDFIEGSVGDAATLGRALSDVELVFHEAAIPSVPRSVDRPVESHDASVNATFALLLAARDQKVRRLVYAASSSAYGDQPELPKHEEMRPAPLSPYAVGKLVGEYYAQVFTNVYGLETVSLRYFNVFGPRQDPGSQYSGVISRFMNALENGEQPVIYGDGGQSRDFTFVSNVVDANLRAAESPDAVGKVMNVANGRQVTLNELLEIMKSVTGKSAAAARYEPVRVGDVRHSLADISLARALLGYEPKVGLEEGLRLTFDWWQKSGGQ
- the coaBC gene encoding bifunctional phosphopantothenoylcysteine decarboxylase/phosphopantothenate--cysteine ligase CoaBC, whose amino-acid sequence is MDSDPIDGKYRVALGVTGGIAAYKAIEVLRGLQRAGCEVRVAMTRHACEFIQPLTFRSLSGAYVLVDDYAPDNPDPIAHITFSQTVDLLIVAPATANTLAKFANGVADDFLTSTYLACTAPVLVAPAMNTTMLEHPATQRNLEKLRADGVRIIEPDEGEMACGTIGPGRLSEPDRIVSVALDMLKASTHAADLAGERILITAGATREPIDPVRFISNRSSGRMGYAIAKAAHARGAEVTVVSGVTSVAAPGGVKLIETTAAKEMHSAVMERAGDATIFIAAAAVADYASIDPSTQKLKKSADTLELKLQRTPDILREVAQARRNGQLIIGFAAETENLLENAWEKLVSKDLDAIVANDVSKAGGGFDSADNAIAILFRDRPDTVELPLMPKEEAAHRILDEVVKMRNNQSNARTAAAQKE
- a CDS encoding UDP-glucose/GDP-mannose dehydrogenase family protein produces the protein MHIAVIGSGYVGLVTGACFAEFGVDVACVDIDADKVARLNRGEAPIYEPGLEQLIQKNLQAGRLRFTTDLHSAVEPASVVFLAVGTPPQADGSADLSFVNTAAIDVARNIGSYKVVVMKSTVPVGTGKRLTELIKKNLPAPVPFSVVSNPEFLREGAAISDFMRPDRVVIGSGDAQATEVMRELYRPLYLIETPFVITSVEGAELTKYAANAFLATKISFINEIANLCEKVGCDVHDVARAIGMDRRIGSKFLHPGPGFGGSCFPKDTRALSVIGREYDSPTRIVETVVEVNERQRQAMFPKIEKLVGGVKGKRIVVLGLSFKPETDDMRDAPSVDIIRALVEAGATVVAYDPVAQHEAEKLLPDIEYANDEYAAATGADALVFLTEWNQFRALDMERIHGLMRTANIADLRNIYEPADLRALGFKYAGVGR
- the priA gene encoding primosomal protein N'; translation: MSLPAQAPQEDSASQFAQVALPVHLRKLFTYRLPVTMRQAARVGSRVVVRLGNKPMTGYIVALLLKLREGTSLIESDLKEVEELLDAEPSLTPEVVELARWVAEYYAAPLGEVMRAALPAGINTSIMQVVSITTEGHEALATLTDGSTKQKALQILADEGEAEINAFCLRLGSARIPKWLRELEADGYIERADRTRTTATRAKRQKLIRLVQDRYAGASPAAGSDQTPGEQSTNEQVGRPRTERITDAQQRAIDKLQSHNQQMPASELIEAAGISPSVIATLKKRGVVEEFEQDIRRDPLALAELPGTDEFKLTEHQAAAFRMIETAIGNRSFSPFLLHGVTGSGKTEVYIRAMRAALHGGRGAMMLVPEISLTPILSRRLRAHFGDQIAIFHSSLSRGERFDEWSRLRTGEARVVLGTRSAVFAPVKNLGLIIVDEEQDSSYRQEESPFYNARDSAIVRAQKESAAVVLGSATPSLETFHNAQTGKYQYLELPDRIGERRLATAELVDMRDVFARHKKPVVFSDQLLEAIEQTHAKGEQSIVLLNRRGYSSFILCRSCGESIMCPNCEVTLTFHRGDRVLVCHYCNHRERAPAQCPQCESKYIYYVGEGTEQIEELLRKRFPQLRIGRIDRDTKSRRREFEQTLLDFEKGKLDMLVGTQMLAKGHDFPNVTFVGVISVDAGLALPDFRAAERAFQLITQVAGRAGRGDRPGRVFIQTYHPHHYALKHAVAQDYFGFYTEEIRHRKNHQYPPFVALALLLTRHKDANRAYELAGAAKKALVEADPDRTCRVLGPAPAPLARLRAEFRFHVLVKSRSRKQMRAVIDVALKALEDAGHDLRHVSLEIDPISMM